A window of Streptomyces armeniacus contains these coding sequences:
- a CDS encoding ABC transporter substrate-binding protein, whose protein sequence is MPLTVSPRPPRAVRPRAVVGPAVAAALLLTGCGADVASDSAKSEKTTVKRCGEPVPYTVPERAVAYEGGSADKLFSLGLTDHVHGYVMPPANPPVSESPWAAEYKKVKMLSDDLLNKELVVDAKSDFVVAGWNSGFSDQRGITPEILDKLKIQSFMHTESCYNYPKYPERADPFDALYTDLERLGRIFRVEDKADEVVSDLKRRAGAVRKQAPKGDPVPVFLYDSGTDRPFTAGNQVPPNDIIKTAGGRNVFDGLDERWTQVNWESVAEAEPEVVIILDYGDQPAKKKIEFLKKSAHTRELPAVKRNNFFILDYNEGISGPRNIDGLEKFGKYLRELKR, encoded by the coding sequence ATGCCCCTGACCGTATCCCCGCGCCCTCCCCGCGCCGTACGGCCGCGCGCCGTCGTCGGGCCCGCCGTCGCGGCGGCGCTGCTGCTCACCGGCTGCGGCGCCGACGTCGCGTCGGACTCCGCCAAGTCGGAGAAGACCACCGTCAAGAGGTGCGGCGAGCCCGTCCCGTACACCGTCCCGGAGCGGGCCGTCGCGTACGAGGGCGGCAGCGCGGACAAGCTGTTCAGCCTCGGCCTCACCGACCACGTGCATGGCTACGTGATGCCGCCCGCGAACCCGCCCGTGAGCGAGTCCCCGTGGGCCGCCGAGTACAAGAAGGTGAAGATGCTCAGCGACGACCTCCTCAACAAGGAACTCGTCGTGGACGCCAAGTCCGACTTCGTCGTGGCGGGCTGGAACTCCGGCTTCAGCGACCAGCGTGGCATCACCCCGGAGATCCTCGACAAGCTGAAGATCCAGAGCTTCATGCACACCGAGAGCTGCTACAACTACCCGAAGTACCCGGAGCGCGCCGACCCGTTCGACGCTCTCTACACCGACCTCGAACGCCTCGGCCGCATCTTCCGCGTCGAGGACAAGGCCGACGAGGTCGTGAGCGACCTGAAGCGGCGCGCGGGGGCCGTACGGAAGCAGGCGCCCAAGGGCGACCCCGTCCCGGTCTTCCTCTACGACTCGGGCACCGACCGCCCCTTCACCGCGGGCAACCAGGTGCCGCCCAACGACATCATCAAGACCGCCGGCGGCCGCAACGTCTTCGACGGCCTCGACGAGCGCTGGACCCAGGTCAACTGGGAGTCCGTGGCGGAAGCCGAACCGGAGGTCGTCATCATCCTCGACTACGGCGACCAGCCCGCGAAGAAGAAGATCGAGTTCCTCAAGAAGTCGGCGCACACGCGGGAGTTGCCCGCCGTCAAGCGGAACAACTTCTTCATCCTCGACTACAACGAGGGCATCAGCGGGCCGCGCAACATCGACGGCCTGGAGAAGTTCGGCAAGTACCTGCGCGAGCTGAAGCGCTGA
- the rpsR gene encoding 30S ribosomal protein S18 → MPRRPEPRKPHKPRSRPNPLDKAGITYVDYKDTDLLRKFISDRGKIRSRRVTHVTRRQQRQIAAAIKNAREMALLPYAGR, encoded by the coding sequence GTGCCACGCCGCCCCGAACCCCGTAAGCCGCACAAGCCCAGGTCCCGGCCCAACCCGCTGGACAAGGCCGGAATCACGTACGTCGATTACAAGGACACCGACCTGCTGCGGAAGTTCATCTCCGACCGGGGCAAGATCCGCAGCCGGCGCGTGACACACGTGACGCGCCGGCAGCAGCGGCAGATCGCCGCCGCGATCAAGAACGCCCGCGAGATGGCGCTGCTGCCGTACGCCGGCAGGTGA
- a CDS encoding CobW family GTP-binding protein, with the protein MPDGLPVVLVAGMHSAAREEVVEGLLRSVPGSVALHHDLSTAAAGHVRRTVREADGPVSSGETPLVNDCACCALREDLLPELARLAAAGTVRLAVVELWDSVEPKSMAEVLAAHGGAAKIRLTGVLTAVDPSLVLPCLANGDDLADAGLAAAANDQRTVGDTWARQVEYAPVLALVDSETADDEDRALLAQLHATARRARAGSAELVRLALAGFDVEAAAAAQHPSCALLPQEADEAGVATVVWRRRRPFHPERLYAALEDLTCAAVRSRGRFWLADRPDTLLSWDAAGGALCVEAAGPWLASLPDAAWDMVAPARRAAAALDWHSEHGDRCQHLVFTSPALDREGLEELLDSCLLTDAEYASGREAWRRLTGAFDALLDPVS; encoded by the coding sequence ATGCCCGACGGGCTGCCCGTCGTCCTCGTCGCCGGAATGCACTCCGCCGCACGCGAGGAGGTGGTGGAGGGGCTGCTGCGCAGCGTGCCGGGCAGCGTCGCCCTGCACCACGACCTGTCCACGGCCGCCGCCGGCCACGTACGCCGCACCGTCCGGGAGGCCGACGGCCCCGTGTCGTCCGGCGAGACACCGCTCGTCAACGACTGCGCCTGCTGCGCCCTCCGCGAGGACCTCCTGCCGGAGCTGGCCCGGCTGGCGGCAGCGGGGACCGTACGGCTCGCCGTCGTCGAGCTGTGGGACTCCGTCGAGCCCAAGAGCATGGCCGAAGTCCTCGCCGCACACGGCGGTGCCGCGAAGATCCGGCTGACGGGCGTGCTGACCGCCGTCGACCCGAGCCTCGTCCTGCCCTGCCTCGCCAACGGCGACGACCTCGCCGACGCCGGGCTCGCGGCCGCCGCCAACGACCAGCGGACGGTCGGCGACACCTGGGCGCGGCAGGTCGAGTACGCGCCCGTGCTGGCGCTCGTCGACAGCGAGACGGCCGACGACGAGGACCGCGCGCTGCTCGCCCAGCTGCACGCCACCGCCCGCCGGGCGCGGGCGGGTTCGGCGGAGCTCGTACGGCTCGCCCTCGCCGGATTCGACGTGGAGGCGGCCGCCGCCGCGCAGCACCCGTCGTGCGCGCTGCTCCCGCAGGAGGCCGACGAGGCGGGCGTCGCGACCGTCGTGTGGCGGCGGCGCCGGCCCTTCCACCCGGAGCGGCTGTACGCCGCGCTGGAGGATCTGACGTGCGCGGCCGTACGCAGCCGGGGCCGGTTCTGGCTCGCCGACCGCCCGGACACGCTGCTGTCCTGGGACGCGGCGGGCGGCGCGCTGTGCGTGGAGGCCGCCGGTCCGTGGCTGGCGTCGCTGCCGGACGCGGCCTGGGACATGGTCGCCCCCGCGCGCCGGGCCGCCGCCGCGCTGGACTGGCATTCCGAGCACGGCGACCGCTGCCAGCACCTCGTCTTCACCTCACCCGCCCTCGACCGGGAGGGACTTGAGGAGCTGCTCGACTCCTGCCTGCTGACGGACGCCGAGTACGCGTCCGGGCGGGAGGCGTGGCGGCGGCTGACGGGCGCGTTCGACGCGCTCCTCGACCCGGTCTCCTGA
- the rpsN gene encoding 30S ribosomal protein S14 gives MAKQSKIAKNEKRKAVVARYAARRAELKETVRRPDATEAERRAALAELRRQPRDASATRVRNRDSVDGRPRGHLRKFGLSRVRVREQAHAGFLPGVTKSSW, from the coding sequence ATGGCGAAGCAGAGCAAGATCGCGAAGAACGAGAAGCGCAAGGCGGTTGTCGCGCGGTACGCCGCCCGGCGCGCCGAGTTGAAGGAGACCGTCCGGCGGCCGGACGCCACGGAGGCCGAACGCCGCGCCGCCCTGGCCGAGTTGCGGCGCCAGCCCCGCGACGCCAGCGCCACCCGGGTGCGCAACCGCGACAGCGTGGACGGGCGGCCGCGCGGCCACTTGCGGAAGTTCGGGCTGTCCCGGGTGCGCGTACGGGAGCAGGCGCACGCCGGGTTCCTGCCGGGCGTGACCAAGTCGTCCTGGTGA